In Candidatus Dormiibacterota bacterium, the following are encoded in one genomic region:
- a CDS encoding tetratricopeptide repeat protein: MPEGRSDLRSTIDTIVKELDTSAGGTAGSQRVDALNHLLFDHLAIKASQDLKDPCNLLPSDVLERKQGYCVGIAALYLLLAGRLDLPIYAVATPSHVFLRYDDGAVRVNIETLRGGAGVPDEQYIREQKIPEESIRRGIFMRNLTTDEFLAQVLNNLGVVYSERKDYDAAAGEYERALDLDPRLPAALYNWGNDLLRQGVYRRAARLFSKSLRLFPNDIWALNNRGLAYMNMEKREKARRDFEAALAMDPGFEAARKNLGRLAAEPSAK, encoded by the coding sequence ATGCCCGAGGGTCGTTCGGACCTGCGCTCGACCATCGACACGATCGTGAAGGAGTTGGACACGTCGGCAGGCGGCACGGCCGGTTCGCAGCGGGTCGACGCGCTGAATCACCTTCTCTTCGATCACCTCGCTATCAAAGCGAGCCAGGATCTGAAGGACCCCTGCAACCTGTTGCCCTCCGACGTGCTCGAGCGAAAGCAGGGCTACTGCGTCGGGATAGCGGCGCTGTATCTGCTGTTGGCCGGGCGGCTCGATCTGCCGATCTACGCAGTGGCCACACCCTCACACGTCTTCCTGCGATATGACGACGGCGCGGTACGCGTCAACATCGAGACCCTGCGGGGAGGAGCCGGCGTGCCGGACGAGCAGTACATCCGGGAGCAGAAGATCCCCGAGGAGTCGATCCGCCGGGGCATCTTCATGCGCAACTTGACCACGGACGAGTTCCTGGCGCAGGTCCTTAACAACCTCGGCGTGGTCTACTCGGAGAGGAAGGATTACGACGCGGCTGCCGGGGAGTACGAGCGGGCGCTCGACCTGGACCCGCGGCTGCCGGCCGCCTTGTACAACTGGGGGAACGATTTGCTCCGGCAGGGCGTGTACCGCCGAGCGGCCAGGCTTTTCTCGAAATCCCTCCGACTCTTCCCAAACGACATCTGGGCTCTCAACAACCGGGGGCTGGCGTACATGAACATGGAGAAGCGGGAGAAGGCCAGGAGAGACTTCGAGGCCGCGCTCGCGATGGACCCCGGGTTCGAGGCCGCCAGGAAGAACCTTGGCCGCCTTGCCGCGGAGCCGTCGGCGAAATGA
- a CDS encoding PilZ domain-containing protein gives MSQSKDKRRHPRVAQRIKVRSSSREAVELETIDLSAGGFSCTAPAFLPLMTKLALSLVLPTNGPTATDKTNGLETVTGEAVVVRTEPPAPVDGQGAYRVALFFSKMDDADRQRLHDFLERHGGKAGH, from the coding sequence ATGAGTCAATCGAAGGACAAGCGGCGCCACCCACGCGTCGCTCAACGCATCAAGGTGCGGTCATCCTCGCGGGAGGCCGTGGAGCTGGAGACGATCGACCTCAGCGCCGGCGGCTTCAGCTGCACGGCCCCCGCCTTCCTTCCCCTGATGACCAAGCTCGCGCTGTCGCTCGTCCTGCCGACCAATGGGCCGACCGCGACCGACAAGACGAACGGGCTCGAGACGGTCACGGGCGAGGCGGTCGTCGTCCGTACGGAGCCGCCGGCCCCGGTGGACGGCCAGGGGGCGTACCGCGTGGCCCTGTTCTTCTCGAAGATGGATGACGCGGACCGGCAGAGGCTCCACGACTTCCTGGAACGGCACGGCGGCAAGGCCGGCCACTAG
- a CDS encoding UbiX family flavin prenyltransferase: MRRFVVGITGASGSLCARSVVRHLSRHPEVERVHVVLSLFSLQTMSVELGRKAQDETEGLRLLLDGETNERIVLHRSADMAASISSGSYPTDGMVVVPCSGGTLAAIANGTSSSLLHRAAEVTLKERRPLVLAFRETPISLVHIENMRRAAQAGAVLYPLTPAFYNRPQGMEEIVEHFTARIFDLLRLPHSLGKRWGTP; encoded by the coding sequence GTGAGGCGATTCGTCGTCGGCATCACCGGCGCCAGCGGCTCGTTGTGCGCGCGGTCGGTCGTGCGTCACCTGTCGCGGCATCCCGAGGTCGAGCGGGTGCACGTCGTCCTGAGCCTCTTCTCCCTGCAGACGATGAGTGTCGAGCTGGGGCGCAAGGCGCAGGACGAGACCGAGGGGCTGCGCCTGCTGCTGGACGGAGAGACGAACGAACGGATCGTCCTGCACCGCTCGGCCGACATGGCCGCCTCGATCAGCAGCGGCTCGTACCCGACCGACGGCATGGTGGTCGTGCCCTGCAGCGGCGGGACGCTGGCGGCGATCGCCAACGGAACCTCGAGCAGCCTTCTGCACCGCGCCGCCGAGGTGACGCTGAAGGAACGCCGGCCGCTCGTCCTGGCGTTCCGGGAGACGCCGATCAGCCTGGTGCACATCGAGAACATGCGGCGCGCGGCGCAGGCGGGGGCCGTCCTCTATCCCCTCACACCCGCCTTCTACAACCGGCCGCAGGGGATGGAGGAGATCGTCGAGCACTTCACGGCGCGCATCTTCGACCTGCTCCGGCTGCCGCACTCCCTCGGGAAGCGATGGGGAACCCCCTGA
- a CDS encoding UbiA-like polyprenyltransferase encodes MGNPLTESLAARPAPAPRARGLRAASATLSMIKFQHTLFALPFAFTGAILAADGLPSPRQIGWILGAMVGARSAAMIFNRIADLDFDRRNPRTASRPLVTGELGLGFAWSALALSVALFFLSAFRLNRLSFLLAAPAILLVLSYSYAKRLSWLTHLHLGASLGLAPLGAWIAVRGSIDTAPLVLAAAVALWVAGFDVIYSCQDVEFDRRERLHSAPRSFGVARSLVVSSAMHALTVLLLLGLPLLLPLGLPYLAGVAGTAALLIYEHRLVKPGDLSRVNHAFFTVNGCVSFLILAATAADLALRG; translated from the coding sequence ATGGGGAACCCCCTGACCGAAAGCCTGGCCGCGCGACCGGCGCCCGCTCCACGGGCCCGCGGTCTGCGCGCCGCCTCGGCCACCCTGTCGATGATCAAGTTCCAGCACACTCTCTTTGCCCTGCCGTTCGCCTTCACGGGGGCGATCCTGGCGGCGGACGGGCTGCCGTCCCCGCGACAGATCGGCTGGATCCTGGGGGCGATGGTCGGGGCGCGCAGCGCGGCGATGATCTTCAACCGGATCGCCGACCTCGATTTCGACCGCAGGAACCCGCGCACTGCGTCGCGGCCGCTCGTGACCGGGGAGCTGGGGCTCGGGTTCGCCTGGTCGGCGCTCGCGCTGAGCGTGGCGCTCTTCTTCCTGAGCGCCTTCCGGCTGAACCGGCTCTCCTTCCTTCTGGCGGCGCCGGCGATTCTGCTCGTCCTGTCGTACTCCTACGCCAAGCGGCTGTCCTGGCTGACGCACCTGCACCTCGGCGCGTCCTTGGGTCTCGCCCCGCTGGGGGCCTGGATCGCCGTGCGGGGGAGCATCGACACGGCACCGCTCGTGCTCGCGGCCGCGGTCGCCCTGTGGGTCGCCGGGTTCGACGTCATCTACTCCTGCCAGGACGTCGAGTTCGACAGGCGCGAGCGGCTGCACTCGGCGCCGCGGTCCTTCGGCGTCGCGCGCTCGCTCGTCGTCTCTTCCGCCATGCACGCGCTGACCGTCCTGCTTCTTCTCGGCCTGCCGCTCCTCCTGCCACTCGGCCTGCCGTACCTCGCCGGTGTCGCCGGCACGGCCGCTCTCCTCATCTACGAGCACCGGCTGGTCAAGCCGGGAGACCTCAGCCGGGTGAACCACGCGTTCTTCACCGTCAACGGCTGCGTGTCGTTCCTGATCCTGGCCGCGACGGCGGCCGATCTGGCGCTGCGGGGCTGA